One region of Paenibacillus polymyxa M1 genomic DNA includes:
- a CDS encoding SDR family oxidoreductase, whose amino-acid sequence MDLGVTGKAAFVAGSSKGLGKASARELAREGANVVISGRNEAELQRTQAELRETASGRVEYVVCDVTKPEHISQAIRRTVDWFGTVDILVNNAGGPPAGTFDDFTDEVWMQAFEQNLLSHIRLIREVLPYMKKQQSGRILNIASSSVKQPIPGLIISNTLRTGVAGLAKTLSMELAPYNILVHTVAPGRIATDRVRSLDEHRAEKSHQTTDQVRKQAEEGIPLGRYGEPEEFGKVVAFLASSASSYLTGSTILVDGGMIKSL is encoded by the coding sequence ATGGATTTAGGAGTAACGGGAAAAGCAGCCTTTGTTGCAGGTTCCAGTAAAGGACTTGGCAAAGCAAGTGCACGCGAATTGGCACGTGAAGGTGCAAATGTAGTTATTTCGGGACGAAATGAAGCAGAGCTTCAGCGGACGCAAGCCGAATTACGGGAAACAGCGAGTGGTCGCGTTGAATATGTAGTTTGTGATGTAACCAAACCTGAACATATCTCCCAGGCCATCCGCCGTACAGTTGATTGGTTTGGCACCGTCGATATTTTGGTTAACAATGCGGGTGGCCCTCCTGCGGGCACCTTTGATGATTTTACAGATGAAGTATGGATGCAGGCCTTTGAGCAAAATTTACTTAGTCATATCCGGTTGATCCGTGAGGTGTTACCCTATATGAAAAAACAACAAAGCGGTAGAATTTTAAATATCGCCTCCTCATCAGTTAAACAACCGATTCCGGGCCTGATTATTTCCAACACACTACGTACTGGGGTCGCTGGATTAGCGAAAACATTGTCAATGGAATTAGCCCCTTACAATATTCTGGTACATACTGTAGCACCAGGGAGAATTGCAACCGATCGCGTACGCAGCTTGGACGAGCATCGAGCCGAAAAATCCCACCAAACGACGGATCAAGTTCGCAAACAAGCAGAAGAGGGCATTCCGTTGGGACGGTACGGAGAGCCAGAAGAGTTCGGTAAAGTCGTTGCTTTTCTGGCATCATCGGCTTCATCCTATTTGACTGGCAGCACCATTCTTGTGGACGGCGGAATGATTAAATCATTATAA
- a CDS encoding DsbA family oxidoreductase → MNIEVWSDYMCPFCYIGKRRLEQVLQQFPHHDEVQLTFKSFELNPNAVKDSGKTINEELSAKYGVSLQEAHAMNDRMTENARSAGLDYNIHAMVPTNSLDAHRLTHWAHTQGKMLELSERLFQAVFMEGKHTGEHEVLAALAAEVGLDHNEAAAILASDRFTNEVRADEAEGAKLGVQGVPFFVFDRKFAVSGAQPEEVFHDALQKAWDERSPFTMISGSSSKQDAAGVCTDDGCELPSRES, encoded by the coding sequence ATGAATATCGAAGTTTGGTCTGATTATATGTGTCCGTTCTGTTATATCGGCAAACGCCGTTTGGAGCAAGTTTTACAGCAGTTCCCACACCATGATGAGGTTCAATTGACATTTAAGAGTTTTGAATTGAACCCTAATGCTGTGAAAGATAGTGGTAAAACGATTAATGAAGAACTATCAGCAAAATATGGTGTCAGTCTGCAAGAGGCTCATGCCATGAATGATCGCATGACCGAAAATGCTCGTTCTGCGGGTCTGGACTACAATATTCATGCCATGGTGCCGACAAACTCTCTCGATGCTCACCGCCTAACGCATTGGGCTCACACACAAGGCAAAATGTTGGAATTGAGCGAGCGTTTATTTCAGGCTGTCTTCATGGAAGGCAAGCATACCGGGGAACATGAAGTGCTGGCAGCGTTGGCAGCCGAGGTGGGTTTGGATCATAACGAAGCCGCTGCTATTTTAGCCAGTGACCGCTTTACCAACGAAGTTAGAGCTGATGAAGCTGAAGGCGCTAAGTTAGGCGTTCAGGGTGTGCCATTCTTTGTATTTGATCGAAAATTTGCTGTTTCTGGTGCTCAGCCGGAAGAGGTATTTCACGATGCGCTTCAAAAAGCATGGGATGAACGTTCACCTTTTACTATGATTAGCGGCAGCTCGTCCAAACAGGATGCAGCTGGTGTATGTACCGATGACGGTTGCGAGCTTCCAAGCCGTGAGAGCTGA
- a CDS encoding AEC family transporter, with protein sequence MFGTILLDVVLPIFVLIGFGCIMQYYFRLDLYTLAKINFYYITPAVVFTGLYNSEISLILMGEVSLFYALYIAILYVISTTVARSLKYSPGMRGAFTNSVMLDNSGNYGLPINQLVFKGDPLAISVQALIMTFQSFVTFTYGTFVVQNGKANTRKILINFLKMPVPYALVLGLLLNLLHSPLPNLLAEPLNYISHSMVAVALLTLGAQIVQYPFHLRRTAVYISMVLRLIAGPIVGFMLVFFLGLKGIPAQALLIASGMPTGVNTSILAEEYKNEPDFAAQTVLLSTIVNVITMTLLISISRHLT encoded by the coding sequence ATGTTCGGCACCATTCTTTTAGACGTTGTTTTACCTATTTTTGTCCTTATCGGTTTTGGCTGTATCATGCAATATTATTTCCGACTGGATTTGTATACCTTAGCTAAAATTAATTTTTACTATATCACCCCTGCAGTTGTGTTTACCGGTCTTTATAACTCTGAAATTTCTTTAATCCTCATGGGTGAAGTCTCACTTTTTTATGCCTTGTACATAGCTATTTTGTACGTAATCAGCACTACCGTTGCCAGATCTCTGAAATACAGCCCCGGCATGCGTGGAGCTTTTACAAATAGTGTAATGCTTGATAATTCAGGAAATTATGGTCTACCAATTAATCAGTTGGTGTTTAAAGGTGATCCGTTGGCTATTTCCGTCCAAGCTCTGATTATGACTTTTCAAAGCTTTGTTACATTTACATACGGTACTTTTGTTGTACAAAATGGTAAGGCCAATACACGAAAAATTTTAATTAATTTTTTGAAAATGCCTGTGCCCTACGCGCTTGTGCTGGGCTTGCTCCTGAATCTACTGCACAGTCCATTGCCTAATTTGCTGGCTGAGCCTCTAAACTATATTAGCCATTCGATGGTCGCAGTGGCTCTACTTACTTTGGGAGCACAAATTGTGCAGTACCCTTTTCATTTGCGCCGGACAGCCGTGTATATCAGTATGGTATTACGCCTGATTGCAGGTCCAATAGTTGGTTTTATGCTCGTGTTCTTCCTAGGTCTTAAGGGGATTCCCGCTCAAGCATTGCTCATTGCGTCAGGTATGCCTACCGGCGTTAATACAAGTATTTTGGCGGAAGAATATAAAAATGAACCTGATTTTGCAGCACAGACAGTATTACTTTCTACGATTGTGAATGTCATTACGATGACCCTGTTAATTTCAATATCCCGTCATCTTACTTGA
- a CDS encoding LacI family DNA-binding transcriptional regulator — translation MTTIKQVASFAGVSVATVSRVINETGYVHEDTRRKVEAAVKQLNYKPNEVARSLYKKKSRLIGLLLPDITNPYFPLLARGVEDRMQENDFRIIFGNSDEDRQKELDYMDTFVQNNVVGVISSTNDPAADCYAKLKIPVVFLDRTSSDSLSVYADGAHGGRLAAQAMVARGSRQITVMQGPAHIRPAQDRFRGAVEELQHSGIAYHVVETTSFSFKEAESWAKELFSKYPDTDGVIASNDIVATAVMHEAHRLGKKIPEDVQIIGFDDIPLSSLLFPPLSTIRQPAYEMGWEAAGLLIQLIEQAQATKSSVPNLHSKVLTYSSIQLPVKFIERETTRKVDHHG, via the coding sequence ATGACAACAATAAAGCAGGTAGCAAGTTTTGCAGGTGTTTCCGTAGCGACCGTATCCAGAGTTATTAATGAAACCGGATATGTCCACGAGGATACACGGCGGAAGGTTGAAGCTGCAGTGAAGCAGCTAAATTACAAGCCTAATGAAGTTGCACGTTCTCTGTATAAAAAGAAATCCAGATTAATCGGCCTGCTGCTGCCGGATATTACGAACCCTTACTTTCCCTTGTTGGCTCGTGGGGTGGAGGATCGAATGCAGGAAAATGATTTTCGGATTATTTTTGGTAATAGTGATGAAGATCGCCAAAAAGAATTAGATTACATGGATACTTTTGTTCAGAATAATGTTGTTGGGGTTATTTCATCTACCAATGACCCTGCTGCCGACTGTTACGCCAAACTGAAAATACCAGTCGTTTTTCTCGACCGGACTTCCAGTGATAGTCTCTCCGTTTATGCGGATGGAGCTCATGGCGGCCGCTTGGCTGCTCAGGCCATGGTTGCCCGTGGCAGCAGACAAATTACAGTTATGCAGGGGCCTGCTCATATTCGTCCAGCACAAGATCGTTTTCGCGGGGCGGTGGAAGAGCTTCAGCATTCCGGTATTGCTTACCATGTCGTCGAGACAACGTCTTTTTCGTTCAAGGAGGCTGAATCGTGGGCCAAAGAGCTGTTCAGCAAGTATCCGGATACGGACGGAGTGATTGCTAGTAACGATATTGTAGCTACAGCGGTGATGCATGAGGCACATAGATTAGGAAAGAAAATCCCGGAAGATGTTCAAATAATCGGGTTTGATGATATACCATTAAGCAGCTTGTTATTTCCGCCATTATCAACGATCCGACAGCCTGCTTATGAAATGGGCTGGGAGGCGGCAGGTCTGCTCATTCAGTTGATCGAGCAGGCGCAAGCAACGAAATCAAGTGTACCTAATCTTCATTCGAAAGTACTTACCTATTCAAGCATACAATTACCCGTCAAATTTATCGAACGGGAAACGACGAGAAAGGTGGATCATCATGGCTAA
- the rbsD gene encoding D-ribose pyranase produces MKKHGILNSHISKILADLGHTDFIVVADAGLPVPEGVTKIDLALKLGVPSFQDVVDVIAADMVIEKVTLAEEIKQENEQALQYIMRTFAGEQLEHSQIIEPTTVIEFCSHEQFKALTRQAKAVIRTGEATPFANCILQAGVHFG; encoded by the coding sequence ATGAAGAAACATGGAATTCTGAACAGTCATATATCTAAAATACTAGCGGATCTTGGCCACACGGACTTTATTGTCGTGGCTGATGCCGGCTTACCAGTTCCTGAAGGCGTTACCAAAATTGATTTGGCGTTGAAACTGGGGGTTCCCTCCTTTCAGGATGTTGTTGATGTCATTGCGGCAGACATGGTGATTGAAAAAGTAACATTAGCCGAAGAAATCAAACAAGAAAATGAACAAGCATTGCAGTATATTATGCGCACCTTTGCAGGGGAGCAACTAGAGCATTCACAGATTATTGAGCCGACTACCGTCATTGAGTTTTGCTCACATGAACAATTTAAGGCATTAACCCGACAAGCCAAAGCTGTCATTCGTACAGGAGAAGCTACGCCGTTTGCCAATTGTATTTTACAGGCAGGAGTTCATTTTGGATAA
- a CDS encoding sugar ABC transporter ATP-binding protein, which produces MQIQMKGIHKAFGTNQVLSGVDFDLREGEVHALMGENGAGKSTLMNILIGLHRRDEGTIIIDGQETYFANPKEAEQKGIAFIHQELNVWPEMTVLENLFIGKEMTSKWGLLDSSKMKALANERFSKLSVNLPLNGEAGECSVGQQQMIEIAKALMTDAKVIVMDEPTAALTEREIQKLFEVITSLKKDGVSIVYISHRMEEIFAICDRITIMRDGKTVDTQAIPDTNFDEVVRKMVGRELTERYPVRTPALGEVVLEVKNASHKGLFENVNFTVRSGEIVGFSGLMGSGRTEIMRSLFGLDALDSGEIHVRGKKVSIRKPDDAVKLGIGFITEDRKDEGLVLDFSIRENMVLTNLFSFTSKGFISGKKEMDFVNTLIKRLQIKTQSAEATVGSLSGGNQQKVVIAKWVGIGPNVLILDEPTRGVDVGAKREIYQLMNELTERGVAIIMVSSELPEVLGMSDRIVVVHEGKISGELNREEATQENIMTLATGGQ; this is translated from the coding sequence ATGCAGATTCAAATGAAAGGAATTCACAAAGCCTTTGGAACCAATCAGGTCCTAAGTGGTGTTGACTTTGATCTCCGTGAAGGAGAAGTACATGCCCTCATGGGTGAAAATGGTGCAGGCAAATCAACGCTGATGAATATTTTAATCGGACTGCATCGACGCGATGAGGGAACGATCATCATTGACGGTCAGGAAACCTATTTTGCCAACCCCAAGGAAGCGGAGCAAAAAGGGATTGCTTTTATTCACCAGGAACTGAATGTGTGGCCGGAGATGACGGTACTGGAAAATCTGTTTATCGGCAAGGAGATGACTTCCAAGTGGGGATTACTAGATAGCTCTAAAATGAAAGCGCTAGCAAATGAGCGATTTAGCAAGCTTTCAGTAAATCTTCCTTTGAACGGTGAAGCAGGCGAGTGTTCAGTGGGTCAACAACAAATGATTGAAATAGCCAAAGCACTCATGACGGATGCTAAAGTGATCGTAATGGATGAGCCGACAGCAGCCTTAACCGAACGGGAAATACAAAAGCTGTTTGAGGTTATTACTTCCTTGAAAAAAGATGGTGTTTCAATCGTGTATATTTCCCATCGGATGGAGGAGATATTCGCAATCTGTGATCGGATTACCATTATGCGTGATGGGAAAACCGTAGATACTCAAGCAATCCCTGATACGAATTTTGACGAGGTTGTACGGAAAATGGTTGGCAGAGAGCTGACTGAACGCTACCCGGTAAGAACGCCTGCTTTGGGAGAAGTGGTGCTAGAGGTCAAAAACGCATCGCATAAAGGTCTATTTGAAAATGTGAATTTTACTGTGCGCTCTGGGGAAATCGTAGGTTTTTCGGGCTTGATGGGTTCGGGACGGACCGAGATCATGCGGTCGTTATTTGGACTGGATGCTTTGGATAGTGGTGAGATACACGTACGTGGGAAAAAGGTGTCTATTCGCAAGCCAGATGATGCAGTGAAACTAGGGATTGGCTTCATTACAGAAGACCGAAAAGATGAGGGCTTAGTGCTGGATTTTTCCATTCGGGAAAACATGGTGCTGACGAATCTGTTCAGTTTTACATCAAAAGGATTTATTTCAGGCAAAAAAGAGATGGATTTTGTTAATACATTAATTAAGCGCTTACAAATTAAAACCCAATCAGCCGAAGCAACGGTTGGCAGTTTGTCAGGCGGCAATCAGCAAAAGGTGGTCATTGCCAAATGGGTGGGTATTGGTCCCAATGTGCTCATTCTTGATGAACCGACAAGAGGCGTGGATGTGGGAGCCAAACGGGAAATCTACCAGTTGATGAACGAGCTGACCGAACGTGGAGTCGCAATTATCATGGTATCCTCAGAACTTCCCGAGGTACTTGGCATGAGTGATCGTATTGTCGTGGTTCACGAGGGAAAGATCAGCGGAGAGCTGAACAGGGAAGAAGCCACACAAGAAAATATTATGACGCTAGCTACAGGAGGACAGTAA
- the rbsK gene encoding ribokinase, translated as MAKISVIGSSSMDLVVTSSKRPGAGETVLGESFTTVPGGKGANQAVAAARLGADVKMIGRVGDDHFGQQILRNFEENHVHIDYVKPVTHMESGTAHIVLAEGDNSIVVVKAANNEVTPAYVEEALDVIRNSDIVLIQQEIPPETIVYVSEICAKYQVPLLLNPAPAREVEESVIANATYITPNEHEAAIMFKDMSLQEALRKYPNKLFVTEGSNGVRFFDGEQEVVVPTYKVEAVDTTGAGDTFNAAFAVALAEGKSLADSVKFANRAASLSVTKFGAQGGMPTRCEVEEQL; from the coding sequence ATGGCTAAAATTTCGGTTATCGGAAGCAGTTCGATGGACCTCGTAGTGACTTCATCCAAGCGTCCCGGTGCTGGTGAAACCGTATTAGGAGAAAGCTTTACAACCGTGCCTGGAGGTAAAGGAGCCAATCAGGCAGTAGCCGCAGCACGACTCGGCGCGGACGTTAAGATGATTGGACGTGTAGGGGATGACCATTTTGGACAACAGATTTTACGCAATTTTGAAGAAAATCATGTTCATATTGATTATGTGAAACCGGTTACACATATGGAAAGTGGTACAGCGCACATTGTACTGGCCGAGGGTGATAACAGTATCGTCGTGGTAAAAGCAGCAAATAATGAAGTTACACCCGCTTACGTGGAAGAAGCGCTTGATGTCATTCGAAATTCGGATATTGTGTTAATTCAACAGGAAATACCGCCAGAGACGATTGTCTATGTAAGCGAAATTTGTGCGAAGTATCAGGTACCATTATTGCTGAATCCAGCCCCAGCTCGTGAGGTGGAAGAAAGCGTAATTGCCAATGCAACCTACATTACGCCAAACGAGCATGAAGCTGCCATCATGTTTAAGGACATGAGTCTTCAAGAAGCGTTGCGCAAATATCCGAATAAGCTGTTTGTAACTGAAGGCAGCAATGGTGTACGGTTTTTCGACGGAGAACAGGAAGTTGTGGTTCCTACTTACAAGGTAGAAGCCGTTGATACAACAGGTGCAGGAGATACTTTCAACGCTGCATTTGCGGTGGCACTGGCTGAAGGAAAATCGCTAGCAGACAGTGTGAAATTTGCTAATCGGGCTGCGTCATTGTCCGTTACCAAATTTGGAGCGCAAGGCGGAATGCCAACCCGTTGTGAAGTGGAGGAGCAATTATAA
- a CDS encoding ABC transporter permease subunit translates to MTTKNEAKGSKGIQISQITQKLGPLLGLIILVIIVSALNPSFLEPLNILNLLRQVSINALIAFGMTFVILTGGIDLSVGSILALSSAFVANMMLVGFDPILAIIIGCALGGVMGMVNGLMITKGKMAPFIATLATMTIFRGLTLVYTNGNPITGLGDSLVFQLFGRGYQFGIPVPAITMLITFAVLWIILHKTPFGRKTYAIGGNEKASIVSGIKVPRVKIWIYSLAGMLSALAGAILTSRLNSAQPTAGTSYELDAIAAVVLGGTSLSGGRGRIVGTLIGVLIIGTLNNGLNLLGVNSFYQMVVKGIVIAIAVLIDRKKSA, encoded by the coding sequence ATGACAACTAAGAATGAAGCAAAAGGTAGCAAAGGCATTCAAATATCACAAATCACACAGAAGCTTGGCCCATTGTTGGGACTCATTATTTTGGTGATCATTGTATCGGCCTTAAATCCCAGCTTTTTGGAACCGCTTAATATTTTGAATTTGTTGCGCCAGGTATCTATTAATGCATTGATTGCGTTCGGTATGACCTTCGTTATTCTCACAGGTGGAATTGACTTGTCCGTCGGTTCCATATTAGCACTCTCCAGTGCGTTTGTAGCAAATATGATGCTGGTCGGCTTTGATCCGATTTTGGCAATTATTATTGGTTGTGCATTGGGTGGCGTGATGGGGATGGTCAACGGCTTGATGATTACGAAAGGTAAAATGGCTCCGTTTATCGCGACACTCGCAACCATGACTATTTTTAGAGGATTAACCTTAGTTTATACCAACGGTAACCCTATTACGGGGCTCGGAGACAGTCTGGTATTTCAATTATTCGGTCGTGGCTATCAGTTTGGTATTCCGGTTCCAGCGATTACGATGCTCATTACCTTTGCTGTCCTGTGGATCATTTTGCATAAAACACCATTCGGACGCAAAACGTATGCCATCGGCGGTAACGAGAAGGCTTCGATTGTATCTGGTATTAAAGTACCACGTGTAAAAATTTGGATTTATTCTCTTGCTGGAATGCTTTCCGCATTGGCGGGAGCTATCTTGACTTCACGTTTGAACTCGGCGCAGCCGACAGCGGGTACTTCTTATGAATTGGATGCCATTGCGGCTGTCGTATTAGGTGGAACAAGCCTTTCGGGAGGACGCGGACGAATCGTAGGTACATTAATTGGTGTACTTATCATCGGTACTCTAAACAACGGCTTGAATTTGCTGGGGGTTAACTCTTTTTACCAAATGGTTGTAAAAGGGATCGTTATTGCTATTGCTGTATTGATTGACCGTAAAAAATCCGCATAA
- a CDS encoding copper amine oxidase N-terminal domain-containing protein, which translates to MRNTWTALLACILVLGLAAGTAEAKQGRGNGQENKQEAKASDKDRNEKSSKKDKHDEIKKNTPVAVTDDTYGESKDQKGRKGHNGYNGLLQAVENTKDKPAGAVIANLLLTKYPERLTPEQVTELELIRNSDTALTKAAELLAENGNVTDAVYMQEEAVLADVSNLESYKKLDLFSRKAGRSSGMKLFVNGEKYDAEPINRNGTTLVPFRTASEALNAKVSWDPKEKAVTVTRNGVSVKLFVNSAKAYINGQPYSIEQPASIVDGTTIVPVRVIGEALGANVKWEPESQSVVVYEQATTSEAL; encoded by the coding sequence ATGAGAAACACATGGACAGCATTATTAGCGTGTATACTGGTCTTGGGACTGGCAGCGGGAACCGCCGAAGCCAAGCAGGGGCGCGGAAATGGTCAGGAGAACAAACAGGAAGCAAAGGCGTCTGATAAAGACCGGAATGAAAAGAGCAGCAAAAAAGATAAACACGACGAAATCAAAAAGAATACCCCTGTTGCAGTAACGGATGATACATACGGGGAGTCCAAAGACCAAAAAGGTCGCAAGGGACACAACGGGTACAATGGTCTGCTTCAAGCGGTAGAAAATACAAAAGATAAGCCGGCAGGAGCGGTTATTGCGAATCTGTTGCTTACAAAATACCCGGAACGTTTGACCCCGGAGCAGGTAACTGAACTTGAATTGATCCGAAATTCTGACACAGCACTAACTAAGGCTGCAGAGCTACTAGCTGAAAACGGAAATGTAACAGATGCCGTTTACATGCAGGAAGAGGCAGTATTGGCTGATGTGTCCAATCTGGAAAGCTACAAAAAGCTGGATTTATTCTCGAGGAAGGCTGGACGGTCATCAGGTATGAAGCTGTTCGTGAATGGTGAAAAATACGATGCCGAACCGATTAACCGCAATGGCACCACACTTGTTCCGTTTAGAACAGCTTCCGAAGCTCTGAATGCCAAGGTTTCCTGGGATCCGAAAGAAAAGGCTGTTACTGTCACGCGTAACGGTGTGTCCGTCAAATTATTCGTGAATAGCGCCAAAGCCTACATTAACGGCCAGCCATATTCTATCGAGCAGCCAGCATCCATAGTGGATGGAACAACAATTGTACCTGTAAGGGTAATCGGAGAGGCTTTGGGAGCAAATGTTAAATGGGAGCCTGAGAGCCAGTCTGTTGTTGTATATGAGCAGGCAACAACATCTGAAGCATTATAA